The genomic segment GCTGGATAAAATATATCCACAATCCTCAAACTAATGCAATCTTTATGTGTAGATTGCGGTGGGTGTTTGTTCCGTGGAGCAGCCCGTACAAAGCAGATGACAGGTAAAAAGTCCGATTTCATGATCTGTCTGCCCACGGCAATCTTTATGAGTAGATTGCTTATGGTCATTTTTATGCGAATTTGTGGCTATGTTTAGTTTTATTGATACTCCTAGCTCATTCCgtctcacacacaaagaaacgGAGATTTGTGCCTCCGTCCACTTTCCTGTGTGAGCTCATACTCTAACATTGTCTATTTTCAAATTGCCTGCCAAGAACCTAGCTAATTCACGGTGCCTGCTAGCCAGCTACCGCTACCTAGCCTATTGTCTACGACTATTTTGGTTTGATGAATTTCGATACAATTGAACTTGAAAATCGACTTACTATTGACACTATAGATCCTCAGCGTCTCTGGTATACTATTGTGTGCCTTTCATGCACTTATATCTCTCATTTCATAAATTTTATGACGTCAACCTTCATGGTTTTAATATCAACTGAAAGACTTCTTATGGGTGGGGCTGTGGTAGCTAAGGGCTAGCCTTTCCTTCAGGAAGAAGCTGGAGGCAAAAATAGAAATCAAATGTCCATTacttgaagaaaaaatatgatttagAGTAGAGTTGTTCAAATCCTCGACGGCTCAGTCTTCAGCAAAGCAAATTCAtacctgcaaaacacacaaagtacacatttttaatgtcaactTACATAGTCGTTTTTCCTTCTATGTCAAATTCTTTTTGGTTATCTGAACAGATTCGACAAGAACTTCGTATGCGCGTTAAAACAATGTTGAAATTACAAACACTGTCTTGCTGACTTCACTTACCTCTGACCAAATCCAGGAATGAGGTCCAGAGGAGGGACTTCGCTTTTGTAGTGCATGACGATTTTTACGTCACAGATAACGTTTGTCTCCCTTATCAGTGAAACAAAATGGTGGACAACCGACCTTTAGTGCTCAGCTAAGGGCAAAATGGCGCATCccactttcagaaaaaaaaatattctgattGAATCCTAACATTCGCATtaaaagtgtttcattttcGGAATGGTCGACAGAAagcaaacagcaacaaccaaTTTTAATGACATAAACGAATTCCAgccattttaaatatataaatttggTCTATAATATTTCCTCAAAATGGCGGCTGAGTGTCTGTTTGGGCTTAACACATGGACTAACAACAAGGACAGCAATCGTTTACACTGGTCGAACTAAAGTAAACAACAGATCGTGGTTTTATACACAATGTAAATAGTTTGTTGATAGTTAAACTTTGCAAGAAAATTTCacgttttttttatgttgcttgACCTTTCATCTTTGAACTACAACCTCACTGGAATAGTTTGGCCACTGCTTGTGACGTCGGCTGTGCGCCGCTGTAAGAGGAAGATTGAGAAATGCCTGCTTCTATCCATCGCTTCGCTAAGATTTTGTATGGTTTCTCgccttcatttattcatccattaCGACAGTATCAGGTATTCAATTTAAGTGTCATGCCATGCCAATTATAGGTTAGTTAAAATTGAGATATGGTTAGTTAAATACCCTAGAGTTTACaattgctatatatatatatatacattacaCAACGTAGGAAAACCAGAAGCAGTTTTTGCCATGGCTGTCCCAAAACGTGCGGTGGTTCTTGCATGCAAAAAATACTAACGTCAGCAATTTGATGACCAAACGATTAAACAATGCGATGTTCCCAGGCAAAAtttacaaagaagaaaagaaatcatgAATTGTGTCGTGCTTCCGTCACCTCGATGGTTTTGCTGTCAGTCTTTCTTTGCTAGTCTTGGCCATAGAACAATATTAAATATGTTTGCTGTTTTCTCAAGTGTCTCCATCTTGACATTGACGTGACACGGCCAACAACTAATAACCTAACCCAAGCAGGAGACCACGTCCATACAACCAGACCCATACCCACGTTCTGCACCATGTCAGCGTAGTTTTACCCGAACGCTATCtcttatttctctttcatcttggAAGTTGCCATCAAAATCATTGTGTGAAAATTcgtttaaaaaatattgatacGAAACATCTAGTTATGGTCTTGAAAATAGTGGCCCTGCGAGATTCACTTTGTAACATCATGCAAACAGTCTGAGACGATCCTGTGACAACCCTGTAACTAAAATATAGGACTTATCTTAAAATGTGAGCAAGCATGAGATAACAGTATTTCAAGAGTCTTCTTTCAAGAGAAACATTCAGTTGCAGCAGGGGGcaatgatgtgatgatgttgaCTTAATAATACTTTCAGTCATGTTTACAGAGACGACTTGGCAGAACATGTGCTTCTCCGTTCTGCAAAGACACTTCACTGCAGGATGACAAAACTGTCCAAGCTGCTGGCACTCTCTCTCGTTACATGGACAGACCCTTGGATTACCTGGAGAGTGAAGGTACATAAAGGGTGGTCTGCTTTCAGCCTTAGCCCACAATGGTGGTTTCACAGTGTATGTTTTATCCTGATAGAGTACATAAACAAGTATGGAGCCAGTACAGTGTGGGCAGGCTACAGGAGGAACCACAAAGGAGGCATTCCCCCACAGAGGACACGAAAAACCTGcacagtaattttttttgtttgttttaagctACCAGATACCTCACATCAATTTATCAAATATGTGATGTAAAGTATCAttaacagtgtttgtgttcctgtaGAGAGGGGATAAAATATGTGGAAACCCCTGTCCAATATGCAGAGACCCCAACATTATCATCCACCATCAGGTGGGTTAATTTAGATGAAAATGTAGACATCCTCAAACTTTGTTTGTGTTATATGTCATTGATTAAAAACTCATTGAGGACAGAGCATTACACTGTGCTGATGATCATTAATCATCAGAACTGATCAGAGTATTGCTAACACACACCTTCTATCGTAGAATGTGAAGTTACTGCAGCAGTTCATTAGTCCCCACACTGGACTAGTGTATGATTCCACTCGGACCGGTGAGTCACCAGGTCACCATGGCTACCAGGTACTAGGCTGATGGCTGGGTCGCTAATGGTCTGCTGATTTTCTCTCCAGGGGTGTGcatgaaacagcagaaaaagctGAAGGAGGCCATCCGCACAGCTCAAGATCATGGTAGGCAtcaaacacaagcaaacaattCCCACAGTACAGCTTAGAAGACAATTGCATATCCAAGACAACATTGTGTTTCTAGAGAACATTTAGAAGTGACAAACCTTTTGggaaattcaataaaaacaggCCCATGCTCACAAGATGTTATTGTATTACAAAGAGTGCAAAAAGTATGAAATGCTAAGCATTTCCTGTCTCTGAGGTGGTTGGTCATGCCAAAAACATTCAAAGGCAACAATCGATATAGTACGAATTTACACCTGATTTTGCTCCTTGTATCAGGAGGCAGTTCACGTCTAATAATTTCCTCTTACTGACAAATGCATCTCAGGCTGGCTCATCACTTTTGTGTCACCTGGAAACAGTTCTGCTCTGCTGTATTAGCACATGTTGTAAAAGTGAGTGTGTTGAGCTTTCAGGGCCACCATAGTTAGTCCCCTTGATTATATTTAGACTGCCCTCCATGGCCTAAATCACAAGGGGGAACTAAAATATTGACGCATACTGACTCAGTGACTGATACCTCCCCTAAAACTAAATTGCCTTGGACATATAACAGACCAATAAAACGTCACTGTTGAGTTAAGGATCATTACCTTCAATTTAGTCTTATTCTGTAAAGACACCTAGTTCAGCCTTCACCACTTAAATAATCTGTACAATTAATGAAATGggtgattttgttttgtaacacaTTGTGTCCTCTCTCAGGGTTTCTTCTCTCTCAGATTCCCCATGTGGAATTTTCAGGAGAAGACTTCTCTAATTCCAGTGGTGCAGTGGGGTCCACACCCCCACCTCCATATTTATCCTCCGGTGACACCTGGTATAACTGGTACAGTCATACCATGTGTCTTCCTGCTGAGCAGGAAGTGGCTAAAGTTAGGAAGAGCTACAAGGCATATTTAAAGTGATGAGACCTGGAGTTGATCCAGTCATGATTTCACCTTCATTCTGTTACTAATATTCCAAAGAAATTCTAAAATAAAGTGCATGGTGaaaaactgatgttttattgttgaGCTAAGACACGTTAAATATTACATGGACGTTCCAGATATCATGACCACAGAATGTCTGATTATGGATTGACCTTGTTGACCATGGTCTCTCCTAGGGCCTCCAGCACTTCCCGCTTGTAGTCATCAAAATCTCCGTCAATCTGGTTTACTGTATAGTCTTCCACTACCCACAGTTGGCACCGAGTCTCTGTGATGAGCCGGGCGTCATGACTGACAATGATCACAGCTGGAAAGCAAGATACAGTGTCAGTGATGGACTGGTCATGTATAAGTGCATGTCATATTTATGTAGAACAGCAAAAATGTTTGCaattgaaaaagagaaagattaaTATATTCCCCATAAAATTTGTCAGCAAACAGAGGCATGAAGTCTTCCACAATCTCATGCTTGATGCCATGTTAACTTTGGACATGATAAAACAGAGGCCTAACATCAGCAGATAACATGGCCCAAAATCATTACCAATTTAAGAAAGTTTACATGGAATTCCATCATCTCTGATTCTAGGCCTCTTCACTCTTCCTTTTTGACTCTAGATTTCCACATGTGAATTACATCTCCACCTTCAAAAGGACTTTGAATCACTGAGCAAGTCAATTGTTTTCCTTTGCCAGAGTGAGGCTCTTGTGACAAGTTCTCTTTCAGAAGTGTCTTGGTATACCAGGATAGTTGTAGTCCAAATGGGGAGCAACTCCAGGGGTCATTATCTATAAAGGTCTCAGCATCTGTCCTATACTCTACAACAGTTGTAAAGCTAAAGCATCCCAAGGTGTTTCAAAGTTTCCTATTTAGTGTATTAAAAGCTACATGGATAGAGGAGTAAAACATGTCAGAATAAATGAAGCTTAATTCTCCCTTTTACCTCCTTTGTATTCATTGATGGCATCTGATAGAGCGTCAATTGACTCAATGTCCAGATTGTTGGTGGGTTCATCCTGTAAGAGACAAAGACAGTGGACTAAtttgtgtgtggatgaaaaGCTCAAGAGGATTTACAGCAATCCTTATTTTATTTGGACTTGCAGATCCACAACTATAGATCCTATTTATCCCCAAGTATTACAACTCCAATTCTGAGAAAAGTGGGATgctgtgtaaaatgtgaaaaaagcaATGATATGAAAATCTAATTAACCTCCATTTTGTTTCACTATGAACACagacaacaaaatgtttcaacTAGGACAACTTTAAGTTCCAACTTAatttaatcagaatcagaaatattttgattCTCAGAGGGAAATTCTGCAgagatttaatttttaatttgatgGTAGAAACATATCTCAAAAGATATAGAAACAGGGCAGTAAAATGCAGGACCAGCAATTGGTACTACAAAGAAACAGCTGGAACATTTTGCAACTAATTAGGTTTATTTACTGCTATTGGATATTTTAGTAATCGAGTATTCTAGCACATATTCCATCAATTAATCGAGTAatcggttaaaaaaaaaacaaaaaaaaaatgtttagttaAACggcaattataaatatacattagGCAATCAACATATATCTTCATCATTGCTTTCGCCGTCGTCACGTCTTTCCTCCACAGAAACAGCGCATGGAGGCCCGGATTCTGGAGCACAACGCATTAATTTGAGAATAAGATACTGTGTTCACAGCGGTTCGTATTTCAAATCTTGAATACGTCATAATGGTCggggacagacctgaagtcAACAGGTTAGAGGTTTACAGGTGTCATTTCACTATCTGATACCATACACGAGGAGATGCCGATTCTGTAGTTCCAAAGTCatagtaataataatcaatGTCCCgtcacatatttttttaaaaacacccaTACAAAGGATGGGGCGTGGAATACCATTGCAGGAGTAATTTGAGTGGATGGTAAATTACTAACTTGGGCCAAAAAATGTCCTCTGGATGGACACAATAAACTATTTAAATAGTTTTGTGGTTCTCTTTATAGAAACCAAAACCGGCTATATCGCGCGATTATGCATGAATCCACGAGCTCTCGTGAGTCTTCGCGATCCCCGCTGTCCGGTAGAGCCGCAACAGTGCACCTCACAGGCGGATCCAGTGCCGGTTGGTGTAGACGGACTGTAGAGGACCCAGTCGTTCCGCATCCCGTGAATCCCGACGACAGAGTTGTGCTCTATCTCTATCTTCCATATTATATTATCCCATTATACCATATTATCAACAGATTTCGAGAGTCTGGGGAAATCTGTGCAAAAGGGACAAAGCTTAAAAGCCTTAGTAtatttcagcaagacaatgcTAAACTGAATACTTCATCTATTACAACAGCATCGCTTTGTGCTAAGAGTATATGTGCTAAACGGGCCCAGCCTGCCTACAGTCCAGAACTTTACCCAATTGGAAACATTTGGgaaatcacaaaatgaaaaatattacacAGATGATCCAAGACTACTGAGCAGCTAGAATCCTACATCAGACAAGAATGGGTAAACATTCCTCTCCCAGACGCCTAAGTCCCAGGACATTTGCAGACTGTTAAAATAAGAGGTACATAGTGGCCCTGTCCCAACTTTGTTAAAATGTGATACTGCCAAATTTAAAATTACCTTTTGTCCCTTAAAATGGCCAGTTTTCTAAGTTCATATATATTATGTTATTTCTGTTCTATTATGAATAAATGTAGGTTAATGACATTTGCAAATCATTGCATGCTCTTTCTATTTACATTGTGTGTCCCCCAAGTTTTTCAGAATTGTGGATGTAACTTAAAATATATGATTAGTGCAGCAGATGATCTTGTGCATGAAAGTAACAACAGTG from the Echeneis naucrates chromosome 11, fEcheNa1.1, whole genome shotgun sequence genome contains:
- the mrps18b gene encoding small ribosomal subunit protein mS40 isoform X1; the encoded protein is MPASIHRFAKILYGFSPSFIHPLRQYQSCLQRRLGRTCASPFCKDTSLQDDKTVQAAGTLSRYMDRPLDYLESEEYINKYGASTVWAGYRRNHKGGIPPQRTRKTCTRGDKICGNPCPICRDPNIIIHHQNVKLLQQFISPHTGLVYDSTRTGVCMKQQKKLKEAIRTAQDHGFLLSQIPHVEFSGEDFSNSSGAVGSTPPPPYLSSGDTWYNWYSHTMCLPAEQEVAKVRKSYKAYLK
- the mrps18b gene encoding small ribosomal subunit protein mS40 isoform X2, which produces MPASIHRFAKILYGFSPSFIHPLRQYQRRLGRTCASPFCKDTSLQDDKTVQAAGTLSRYMDRPLDYLESEEYINKYGASTVWAGYRRNHKGGIPPQRTRKTCTRGDKICGNPCPICRDPNIIIHHQNVKLLQQFISPHTGLVYDSTRTGVCMKQQKKLKEAIRTAQDHGFLLSQIPHVEFSGEDFSNSSGAVGSTPPPPYLSSGDTWYNWYSHTMCLPAEQEVAKVRKSYKAYLK